From the genome of Camelus dromedarius isolate mCamDro1 chromosome 19, mCamDro1.pat, whole genome shotgun sequence, one region includes:
- the NOL7 gene encoding nucleolar protein 7, producing MVQLRPRASRAPASASAMVDEGQPASEEEAEHGLLLGQPSSGAAAEPLEEDEEGDDEDDEAPEELTFASAQAEAKEEERRVRDTVRRDKTLLKEKRKRREELFIEQKKRKLLPDTILEKLTTASQTNLKKSPGKLKEVNLKKKNEDFEKGSDSKKANVQKVQTVGQNKSYLALRLKDQDLRDSRQQAAKAFIQNCLYGPGTNRTTVNKFLSLENKRLPVKKAAAQFLNHAWGSQKKQNAKRFKRRWMVRKMKASKK from the exons ATGGTGCAGCTCCGGCCGCGCGCGTCTCGTGCCCCGGCGTCGGCGTCTGCGATGGTGGACGAGGGCCAGCCCGCCTCGGAGGAGGAGGCGGAGCACGGCCTGTTGCTCGGGCAGCCCAGCAGCGGCGCGGCCGCCGAGCCGCTGGAGGAAGACGAGGAAGGAGACGATGAGGACGACGAGGCCCCGGAGGAGCTGACTTTCGCCAGCGCCCAGGCGGAAGCGAAAGAAGAGGAGCGGCGAGTTCGGGACACCGTGCGCAG GGATAAAACGCTtctgaaggagaagaggaagcgACGTGAGGAGCTGTTCATCGAACAAAAG aaaaggaaactcCTTCCAGATACTATTCTAGAGAAGTTAACTACAGCTTCACAAACTAA TCTAAAGAAATCACCCGGAAAGTTGAAAGAAG ttaatttgaagaagaaaaatgaagactttgaGAAAGGAAGTGACTCCAAGAAAGCTAATGTGCAGAAAGTACAGACTGTTGG CCAGAATAAAAGCTACTTGGCTCTAAGGCTTAAAGACCAAGATTTGAGAGATTCAAGGCAACAAGCAGCCAAAGCCTTCATACAGAATTGCTTATATGGTCCAGGAACCAACAGAACTACTG TAAACAAGTTCCTGTCTCTTGAGAACAAAAGGTTACCGGTGAAAAAGGCTGCAGCCCAGTTTTTGAACCATGCCTGGG GATCTCAGAAAAAGCAAAATGCCAAGAGGTTTAAAAGACGTTGGATGGTCAGAAAGATGAAAGCTTCTAAGAAGTAA